The Flavobacterium faecale genome has a segment encoding these proteins:
- a CDS encoding sialate O-acetylesterase has product MKSSSKQNYFLYFVLFLCSHAMVVNAQVKLPNLFGSHMVLQREQQNLVWGTASNGEKITLTIAGQKHETTADKKGDWKIKLNPMQAGGPHTMIIEGKNKIVFDDILIGEVWICTGQSNMAMTLDGGPGQHLEGSNDAILNSTNPNLRFFTVSNSVSDMPMDNCKGNWELSQPKTAAQFSAVGYYFGQRLQQFLNIPIGLISSNVGGTPGQAWTPKEIIASDFPEFKKDWTGKQTTQSASALYNGMIHPLIPFTIKGAIWYQGEGNKSDPEQYSRLFPAMIKSWRDNWKQGDFPFYFVQLAPYGNQGENWVKLQQAQLKTMLTIPNTGMTVINDVGDATRIHPPRKKEVGQRLAFWALAKTYGVEGILHSGPIYKSMTIEGNKAQISFDNAPSGITSLGKPLKYFEIAGSDHIFQPAQAKITKAGKILEVWSDKISQPISVRYAWESYVEGCLFNTASLPASAFCTDDWDVIFKQ; this is encoded by the coding sequence ATGAAATCTAGTAGCAAACAAAATTACTTTTTATATTTTGTATTATTCTTGTGCAGCCATGCCATGGTTGTAAATGCGCAAGTCAAACTGCCCAACCTTTTTGGGAGCCATATGGTGTTGCAAAGGGAACAGCAAAATCTTGTTTGGGGTACCGCTTCGAATGGTGAAAAAATCACTCTTACGATTGCTGGTCAAAAGCACGAAACAACAGCAGACAAAAAAGGAGATTGGAAAATTAAACTGAATCCAATGCAAGCGGGTGGCCCTCATACTATGATTATCGAAGGGAAAAATAAAATAGTTTTTGACGATATTTTGATTGGTGAAGTATGGATTTGCACCGGACAATCCAACATGGCCATGACACTTGATGGTGGTCCAGGACAACATTTGGAAGGGAGCAATGACGCTATTTTGAATAGTACCAATCCAAACTTGCGTTTTTTTACGGTTAGCAATTCCGTTAGTGACATGCCAATGGATAATTGTAAAGGAAATTGGGAACTTTCACAACCCAAAACGGCAGCACAGTTTAGTGCCGTTGGTTATTATTTTGGGCAACGATTACAGCAGTTTTTGAATATTCCCATTGGTTTGATTTCGAGTAATGTTGGCGGTACACCCGGACAAGCATGGACACCCAAAGAAATTATAGCATCCGATTTTCCGGAATTCAAGAAAGATTGGACCGGAAAACAAACCACACAATCAGCTAGTGCTTTGTACAATGGTATGATTCATCCCTTAATTCCATTTACGATCAAAGGGGCAATTTGGTATCAAGGTGAAGGAAATAAATCAGACCCAGAACAGTATTCAAGATTGTTTCCAGCGATGATAAAAAGTTGGAGAGACAACTGGAAACAGGGCGATTTTCCGTTTTATTTTGTACAATTAGCACCTTATGGAAATCAAGGTGAAAACTGGGTAAAATTACAACAAGCGCAACTCAAAACGATGTTGACTATTCCAAATACCGGAATGACGGTAATTAATGATGTTGGAGATGCAACTCGTATTCATCCGCCTCGAAAAAAAGAGGTAGGACAACGTCTAGCCTTTTGGGCACTGGCAAAAACCTATGGAGTAGAAGGAATTTTACACTCAGGACCTATTTACAAATCCATGACTATCGAAGGGAACAAAGCCCAAATTTCATTTGACAATGCGCCGTCTGGAATTACTAGCTTAGGAAAACCGCTAAAATATTTCGAAATAGCGGGCAGTGATCACATTTTTCAACCTGCACAAGCCAAAATTACCAAAGCCGGTAAAATTCTAGAAGTGTGGAGCGACAAAATTAGTCAGCCCATCTCTGTTCGCTACGCTTGGGAAAGTTATGTCGAAGGATGTTTGTTTAATACAGCATCACTTCCGGCTTCTGCTTTTTGTACTGATGATTGGGATGTGATTTTCAAACAATAA
- a CDS encoding sulfatase-like hydrolase/transferase: MSKSNFLVASLFACSSVFTVNMYAQKQSNQKPNIIVVLTDDQGWADVGFNGATDIPTPNLDRIAKEGVIFSNGYVSHPYCSPSRAGLITGRYQARFGHDCNIAEDGLNNPTVGTPLSEKMIPEALKAQGYRTSAIGKWHLGDHSSLYPNNQGFDYWFGFPGGAMNYWGESKNEIQTIYRNGVKVPENELTYLTDDFTDETIKFINQKDKKPFFIYLAYNAPHAPDHATKQYLENTKHIEYGGRSVYAAMVNGVDNGVRRIDSTLIANKMKDNTIIVFLSDNGGRAELADNRPNRGHKGMLFEGGIKVPFFITWPNGLKANQKYENVVSSLDLFPTFLDAAGADYKKEKQLDGTSLLPYITGKNNGKPNDLLFWRSVGGFEYAVRKGDYKLYKSAYKNKTLLFDLKKDALERYDIADKNPAIIAQLEKEYTAWDAKNIAPGWVDPHPEHVIKEEKELQATRQKSLRKK; this comes from the coding sequence ATGTCAAAATCGAATTTTCTAGTTGCCTCTTTATTTGCATGCAGTTCTGTTTTTACTGTAAACATGTATGCGCAGAAACAAAGCAATCAAAAGCCAAATATCATTGTTGTTTTAACAGATGATCAAGGTTGGGCTGATGTTGGTTTCAATGGAGCCACAGATATTCCAACACCCAATTTGGATCGAATAGCCAAAGAAGGAGTCATTTTTTCTAATGGTTATGTGTCGCATCCTTATTGCAGTCCATCTCGTGCGGGATTGATTACAGGGCGTTATCAAGCTCGTTTTGGACATGATTGTAACATTGCCGAAGACGGTCTGAATAATCCAACAGTAGGGACACCATTGTCTGAGAAAATGATTCCCGAAGCTTTAAAAGCACAAGGATATAGAACGAGTGCCATCGGAAAATGGCATTTAGGAGATCATTCATCTCTTTATCCAAACAACCAAGGCTTTGATTACTGGTTTGGTTTTCCTGGAGGAGCTATGAATTATTGGGGAGAATCCAAAAACGAAATTCAAACTATTTATCGCAATGGTGTAAAAGTTCCTGAAAATGAATTAACGTATTTGACAGATGACTTTACAGATGAAACCATCAAATTCATCAATCAAAAAGACAAAAAACCGTTCTTTATTTATTTGGCTTACAATGCACCTCACGCACCAGATCATGCGACAAAACAGTATTTAGAAAACACCAAACATATAGAATACGGTGGCCGCAGCGTGTATGCAGCCATGGTAAACGGAGTGGATAACGGAGTTCGTAGAATTGATTCGACCTTGATTGCCAATAAGATGAAAGACAACACCATCATTGTGTTTTTGAGTGATAATGGCGGTAGAGCCGAGTTGGCGGACAACCGACCAAATCGTGGTCACAAAGGAATGTTATTTGAGGGTGGAATTAAAGTACCTTTTTTCATCACCTGGCCAAATGGTTTGAAAGCCAACCAAAAATATGAAAACGTAGTCTCGTCTTTAGATTTGTTTCCAACCTTTTTAGACGCTGCCGGTGCAGATTATAAGAAAGAAAAACAATTGGACGGAACAAGTTTATTGCCGTACATCACAGGAAAAAATAACGGTAAACCAAATGATTTACTTTTCTGGCGTTCGGTTGGTGGTTTTGAATATGCTGTTCGAAAAGGAGATTACAAATTGTATAAAAGTGCATACAAAAACAAAACGTTACTTTTTGATCTAAAGAAAGATGCTCTAGAGCGTTACGATATCGCAGACAAAAATCCCGCTATCATTGCACAATTAGAAAAAGAATACACAGCATGGGACGCCAAGAACATCGCTCCTGGTTGGGTAGATCCACATCCAGAACACGTAATCAAGGAAGAAAAAGAGTTACAAGCAACACGCCAAAAATCGCTTAGAAAAAAATAG
- a CDS encoding sulfatase-like hydrolase/transferase, translating to MKNKAILVLLLLVTAIKFGYAQQQKPNVLWVLTDDQRLDAISAFNKMLTGKKESQLGYVESPNVDRLATMGTTFINTYCQAQGCAPSRASMHSGRYPFRSGVYQFEYFNNNTDNSYPLLPEQMANLGYQTMHTGKLGVRIRTFKNNKAVNYSIYQTDIDSKIIENEGLPEWGKQSVVTEINGKKLVKPMKNVTFLKDKDGTFYYVSEKLEKDNPQFDGMAKEAYEKYNLFYEYNTKKKEKQTVFGPGIIGGVSPQPEGKTRDGYYTSSFIDFLKNENKKFNVGSTGFDGINTSKPLFAHIGYDFPHTPVLPPDSYRKRFQKHTYKIPKTTDEEFKKMAKAFQKRVNGSYSDGFTEAEKQKMVQDYYAFCAYGDNLIGQSVDAFIEYSKKNKQPWMIVYVCGDHGWKLNEHGSIAKNTPWEIDSHNPIIVVSSDKKKFPAGKVVTDYTEFVDIAPTILNAAGANIQKSEFKYLDGLDLEKIASGKIPARDYVIGESHHSIGPRAYIRTKEYMFSVATRPNSKRGENMDWAMKATYKELDPALYYTAKDPDEINNLAFDPNYQKVAEKLKKKLLDIVIGDGRAEVNWGGDNFGKNTNAIGTEVYRSNFAPGAHDYKLNLK from the coding sequence ATGAAAAACAAAGCAATTTTAGTATTGTTACTTTTAGTAACAGCAATTAAATTTGGTTATGCACAACAGCAAAAACCAAATGTTCTATGGGTATTAACCGATGATCAGCGTTTAGATGCTATTTCAGCCTTTAATAAAATGTTGACAGGGAAGAAAGAAAGTCAATTAGGTTATGTAGAATCACCAAATGTAGATCGTTTGGCAACCATGGGAACTACCTTTATCAACACCTATTGTCAAGCGCAAGGTTGTGCTCCTTCACGTGCATCTATGCATTCAGGAAGGTATCCTTTTCGTTCTGGTGTTTATCAGTTTGAGTATTTCAATAATAATACAGACAATTCATATCCTTTGTTACCAGAACAAATGGCAAATCTAGGTTATCAAACCATGCATACAGGAAAATTAGGTGTTAGAATTAGAACGTTTAAAAACAATAAAGCAGTAAATTATTCCATCTATCAAACGGATATTGATTCAAAAATAATTGAAAATGAAGGTTTACCAGAATGGGGAAAACAATCTGTTGTAACAGAAATAAATGGTAAAAAATTGGTGAAGCCAATGAAAAATGTCACTTTTCTTAAAGATAAGGATGGAACATTTTATTATGTATCAGAAAAGTTAGAGAAAGATAATCCACAATTTGATGGAATGGCAAAAGAAGCATACGAAAAGTATAATCTTTTTTATGAATATAACACGAAGAAAAAAGAGAAACAAACTGTATTTGGTCCAGGAATAATAGGAGGGGTTAGTCCACAGCCCGAAGGTAAAACCCGTGATGGTTATTATACTTCAAGTTTTATAGATTTTTTAAAAAATGAGAATAAAAAATTTAATGTAGGGAGCACTGGTTTTGATGGTATAAATACTTCCAAACCTTTGTTTGCGCACATCGGATACGATTTTCCTCATACACCAGTTTTGCCTCCTGATAGCTATCGTAAGCGTTTTCAAAAACATACGTACAAAATTCCAAAAACGACAGATGAAGAGTTTAAAAAAATGGCAAAAGCTTTTCAAAAGCGTGTAAATGGCAGTTATTCTGATGGTTTTACAGAAGCAGAAAAACAAAAAATGGTGCAAGATTATTATGCTTTTTGTGCTTATGGAGATAATTTGATAGGTCAATCTGTTGATGCTTTTATTGAGTATAGCAAGAAAAATAAGCAACCTTGGATGATTGTATATGTTTGTGGGGATCACGGTTGGAAATTAAATGAACATGGATCGATAGCTAAAAATACACCTTGGGAAATAGACAGTCACAACCCAATTATTGTTGTCTCTTCCGATAAGAAAAAATTCCCTGCGGGTAAGGTAGTTACTGATTATACTGAATTTGTAGATATTGCTCCCACTATTTTGAATGCTGCTGGTGCCAATATTCAGAAAAGCGAGTTCAAGTATTTAGATGGATTGGACTTAGAAAAAATAGCGTCTGGTAAAATTCCAGCTCGTGATTATGTAATAGGTGAGAGTCACCATAGTATTGGTCCAAGAGCATATATTAGGACAAAGGAGTATATGTTTTCTGTAGCTACTCGTCCAAATTCGAAAAGAGGAGAAAATATGGATTGGGCTATGAAAGCGACATACAAAGAATTGGATCCAGCGTTGTATTACACGGCAAAAGATCCAGATGAAATTAACAACCTTGCTTTTGATCCAAATTATCAAAAGGTTGCTGAAAAATTAAAAAAGAAATTACTTGATATTGTAATTGGTGACGGGAGAGCTGAGGTAAATTGGGGAGGAGATAATTTTGGGAAAAATACTAACGCAATTGGAACTGAAGTTTATAGAAGCAACTTTGCTCCTGGTGCACACGATTATAAATTAAATCTTAAATAA
- a CDS encoding family 43 glycosylhydrolase, translating to MFLSTIINGLVICLSIAASAQNNQKTANNSKAIKVDVIAPEHGMADPHAWVQNDSVYVICGHDESWEGKGSFRMDRWEVWSTGDLVNWKKQREILPSQTYIGNQPNCWAGDVTERDGKYYWFFSNRNTDTGVMVANSITGEYKDLLGKPLLPKGIVPVHPYDPEIYIEDDVYTICFGSGTYYMATLSKDMKSLTTEPKAILVKDAKGNRMSTDDKSTLFKRNGWYYLVYGSRYAMSRNLYGPYDFKGAFLEGGHTSFFDWKGQKYVLQENHDISAFYRGASLKPVNFNADETIIVPKDDRMYPSPGRPFEFKNSTMGWAAINGTTTTFKNGKLIGTLSSKNAIIQSAPWLYTSSKNCSKITINIKNNSTATTLKLAVFSRDEKENNFWANGTGQVDWKKQQWVEIPISKNDSKFKSYTINLSQFQKVKNRLMQIALQPTVNASSGNWEIEDVMIE from the coding sequence ATGTTTTTATCTACTATTATCAATGGCTTGGTTATTTGCCTTTCGATTGCGGCTTCTGCTCAAAATAACCAAAAAACAGCAAATAATTCAAAAGCTATCAAAGTAGATGTCATTGCACCAGAACACGGAATGGCAGATCCTCATGCGTGGGTACAGAATGATTCTGTGTATGTGATTTGCGGTCACGATGAATCTTGGGAAGGGAAAGGTTCTTTTCGAATGGATCGCTGGGAAGTATGGTCTACAGGTGATTTAGTCAACTGGAAAAAGCAACGAGAAATTTTACCTTCTCAAACCTACATTGGCAATCAACCCAATTGTTGGGCGGGTGATGTTACCGAAAGGGACGGGAAATACTACTGGTTTTTTTCGAATAGAAATACAGATACCGGAGTCATGGTTGCCAATAGCATTACTGGTGAATACAAAGATTTATTAGGAAAGCCATTGTTGCCAAAAGGTATTGTACCGGTGCACCCTTATGATCCTGAGATTTATATTGAAGATGATGTTTATACAATTTGTTTTGGATCAGGAACCTACTATATGGCGACGCTATCCAAAGACATGAAATCCTTGACTACAGAACCCAAAGCGATTTTGGTGAAGGATGCAAAGGGAAATAGAATGAGCACAGACGATAAATCTACTTTATTCAAACGAAATGGGTGGTATTATTTGGTGTACGGAAGCAGATATGCGATGTCTCGTAATTTATATGGCCCCTACGATTTTAAAGGTGCTTTCTTAGAAGGTGGACATACTAGTTTTTTTGATTGGAAAGGACAAAAATATGTGCTGCAAGAAAATCATGATATCAGTGCTTTTTATCGTGGCGCTAGTTTAAAACCGGTAAACTTTAATGCAGACGAAACCATCATTGTTCCAAAAGACGATAGAATGTATCCTTCCCCAGGACGACCATTTGAGTTTAAAAACAGTACGATGGGTTGGGCTGCAATTAATGGAACCACCACCACTTTCAAAAATGGTAAGTTAATTGGAACTCTTTCTTCCAAAAATGCAATTATTCAAAGTGCACCTTGGCTTTATACCAGTTCTAAAAATTGTTCGAAAATAACAATCAATATTAAAAACAATAGTACTGCTACAACGCTTAAACTAGCTGTTTTTTCTCGTGATGAGAAAGAAAATAATTTTTGGGCAAATGGAACAGGGCAAGTTGATTGGAAAAAGCAACAATGGGTAGAGATTCCGATATCGAAAAACGATTCCAAATTTAAAAGTTACACCATTAATTTGTCACAATTTCAAAAGGTAAAAAATCGCTTGATGCAAATTGCACTGCAACCAACAGTTAATGCATCTTCTGGAAATTGGGAAATTGAGGATGTTATGATTGAATAG
- a CDS encoding sulfatase-like hydrolase/transferase gives MKIKHLIFLSIVAFIATSKVVFAQQKQPNVLWILTDDHRYDAVRSFNKILTGNEMSELGYVESPNIDRLATMGTTFVNTYCHAQGCAPSRASMHYGRYPFRSGVYEFEYHNNNTENSYPHLPEQLVKLGYQTMHVGKLGVRLRTIKNGKAVDPKMYQTDIDSKILSDEGMADWGKLSLLNEIEGQKLVKPFKNIKYLKTEDGKFHFFDKELEKQNPQFAGMAKGIYDKLDLLRKHTNKKPETVFSDGILGGISPRKAGKTRDGYYVSSFIDYLNNENKEFKLGSTSFKGVDPTKPLFCHIGFDFPHTPVLPPAEYRERFKKHKYKIPNLTKEEWAKMPTQLKKAVNDSYSNDFTDAQKLNMIQDYFAFCAYGDDLIGESADAFIKYSEEKKQPWIIVYVNGDHGWKLNDHGAYSKFTPWNIDSQNPIVVISSDKKKYPAGKVVKEYSEFVDIAPTIIAAAGANIKSDAFKYLDGFDLADIASGKAPIRDYVVGENHAVTGPRAYIRTKEYAFSIQSRPNKNRGENMNWAVNAPYKDLDPALYDMTNDPQEINNLAFDKKYEKIAMAMKEKLINIVLGDNRAEVLWGKGTAVTGTKVIHSNFAPGAHDYKLKLKK, from the coding sequence ATGAAAATTAAACATTTAATATTTTTATCAATAGTTGCTTTTATTGCAACTTCAAAGGTCGTTTTTGCACAACAGAAACAGCCAAACGTACTTTGGATATTAACTGATGATCATCGGTATGATGCTGTTCGATCTTTTAATAAAATACTGACAGGTAATGAAATGAGTGAATTGGGGTATGTTGAATCTCCGAATATTGACCGTTTAGCCACTATGGGAACAACATTTGTTAATACGTATTGTCATGCACAAGGTTGTGCGCCATCTCGAGCTTCTATGCATTATGGTCGTTATCCTTTCCGTTCAGGAGTATATGAATTTGAATATCATAATAACAATACTGAAAATTCATACCCACATTTACCAGAACAACTGGTAAAATTAGGGTACCAAACTATGCACGTTGGAAAATTAGGTGTTCGATTAAGAACTATTAAAAACGGTAAAGCAGTTGACCCTAAGATGTATCAAACAGATATTGATTCTAAAATATTAAGTGATGAAGGAATGGCAGATTGGGGAAAATTATCTCTCCTGAATGAAATTGAAGGTCAGAAATTAGTAAAACCTTTCAAAAACATTAAGTATCTAAAAACTGAAGATGGAAAGTTTCATTTTTTTGATAAAGAGTTGGAAAAACAAAATCCGCAATTTGCAGGAATGGCAAAAGGCATTTATGATAAACTAGATTTGTTGCGTAAACATACCAATAAAAAACCAGAAACCGTTTTTAGTGATGGTATTTTAGGAGGGATAAGTCCAAGAAAGGCAGGAAAAACGCGTGATGGATATTATGTGAGTTCATTTATAGATTATTTAAATAATGAAAATAAAGAATTTAAATTAGGTTCAACGTCATTTAAAGGTGTGGATCCTACTAAACCACTGTTTTGTCATATTGGTTTTGATTTTCCTCATACGCCAGTATTGCCACCTGCAGAATATCGTGAGCGGTTTAAAAAACACAAGTACAAAATACCAAATTTAACGAAAGAAGAATGGGCTAAAATGCCTACGCAACTGAAGAAAGCGGTAAATGACTCGTATTCGAATGATTTTACCGATGCTCAAAAATTGAATATGATTCAGGATTATTTTGCATTTTGCGCTTATGGTGATGATTTAATTGGTGAATCTGCCGATGCTTTTATTAAATACAGTGAAGAAAAAAAGCAACCTTGGATAATTGTGTACGTAAATGGCGATCACGGTTGGAAATTAAATGACCACGGTGCTTATTCAAAATTTACACCTTGGAATATTGATTCTCAAAACCCGATTGTGGTTATTTCTTCAGATAAAAAGAAATATCCAGCAGGTAAAGTTGTGAAAGAGTATAGCGAATTTGTAGATATCGCTCCAACAATTATTGCTGCCGCAGGAGCAAATATAAAGTCGGATGCTTTTAAATATTTGGATGGTTTTGATTTGGCTGATATCGCTTCAGGAAAAGCACCTATAAGAGATTATGTTGTGGGTGAAAATCATGCAGTTACAGGTCCAAGAGCTTATATTAGAACAAAGGAATATGCTTTTTCTATTCAATCTAGACCAAATAAAAACCGTGGAGAAAATATGAATTGGGCGGTAAATGCACCCTATAAAGACTTGGATCCAGCTTTGTATGATATGACAAACGATCCTCAGGAAATAAACAACTTGGCCTTTGATAAAAAGTATGAGAAAATAGCAATGGCTATGAAGGAAAAATTAATAAATATTGTACTTGGAGATAACAGAGCTGAAGTGCTTTGGGGTAAAGGAACTGCAGTAACGGGTACAAAAGTGATACACAGTAATTTTGCGCCTGGAGCACATGACTATAAATTAAAACTTAAAAAATAA
- a CDS encoding sulfatase family protein codes for MKSLKLFVVLFSGVVFFPKVSNAQNQKPNLIIIHTDEHNFRTLGCYRDILAEDQAFVWGKGIKVDTPNIDRLANEGSICNNFYASSPVCTPSRASLVSGKYPIATGSYRNDIPMKEEVITFAEMLRKQGYATSYLGKWHLNGDGKPEFSPKRQFGFSDNRYMFNRGHWKALDMKEGNPDVYGKYNAKTEQQFVDLKTITAENYTTDFLATKTLEILERDKNKPFCLMVSIPDPHTPNTVRPPYDTMYKDLKFEKPKTMLTPLEQMPSWAGLSEERAVSGLVQGEMQRYFGMVKCIDDNVGRILDFLDKNNLTKNTIVVFTSDHGDLMGEHHKHNKGNPYEASAKIPFVLRYPNKVKAGKVIRKALTTVDFTPTILGLMGAPQIKNTDGIDASADFTSAKKEVIDDRITYFTSANQSWMTAVTQRYKLVVSDKDKPWLIDLEKNPNENINFYTDPAYKKTAEKLQTELLKQAKQYNDPAFSIHKKNFILQ; via the coding sequence ATGAAATCATTAAAGCTATTTGTAGTTCTATTTTCAGGAGTGGTTTTCTTTCCTAAAGTTTCAAATGCACAAAATCAAAAACCCAATCTGATAATTATTCATACCGATGAACACAATTTCAGGACGCTAGGTTGCTACCGTGATATTTTGGCAGAAGACCAAGCTTTTGTTTGGGGAAAAGGAATTAAAGTAGACACACCCAATATTGATCGATTGGCCAATGAAGGCTCTATTTGTAATAATTTTTATGCTTCGTCACCAGTTTGCACTCCGTCAAGAGCCTCTTTGGTTTCGGGTAAATATCCTATTGCTACGGGTTCTTATCGAAATGATATCCCGATGAAAGAAGAGGTGATTACCTTTGCAGAAATGTTGAGAAAGCAAGGATATGCAACTTCTTATTTGGGAAAATGGCATTTGAATGGCGATGGGAAACCTGAATTTTCGCCTAAACGACAGTTTGGTTTTTCAGACAATCGTTATATGTTCAATCGTGGACATTGGAAAGCTTTGGATATGAAAGAAGGAAATCCAGATGTTTACGGTAAGTACAATGCCAAAACTGAACAGCAATTTGTAGACCTAAAAACAATAACGGCAGAAAATTATACTACCGATTTCTTGGCTACCAAAACATTAGAAATTCTAGAAAGAGACAAAAACAAGCCTTTTTGTTTGATGGTTTCTATTCCTGATCCGCACACGCCAAATACGGTTCGCCCTCCTTATGACACGATGTATAAAGATTTAAAGTTCGAAAAACCTAAAACCATGCTAACTCCGTTGGAACAAATGCCAAGTTGGGCAGGACTTTCTGAGGAACGAGCAGTTAGCGGATTGGTGCAAGGCGAAATGCAACGTTACTTTGGAATGGTAAAATGTATTGACGACAACGTAGGTCGCATTCTTGATTTTTTAGATAAGAATAATTTAACCAAAAACACCATTGTAGTATTTACTTCCGATCACGGTGATTTGATGGGAGAACATCACAAACACAACAAAGGAAACCCGTATGAAGCTTCGGCTAAAATTCCATTTGTATTACGCTATCCAAATAAAGTAAAAGCTGGAAAAGTGATTCGAAAAGCCTTGACAACTGTCGATTTTACACCTACAATTTTGGGATTGATGGGAGCGCCACAAATCAAAAACACCGACGGAATCGATGCCTCAGCTGATTTCACCTCGGCTAAGAAAGAAGTGATTGATGATCGAATTACTTATTTTACAAGCGCCAATCAAAGCTGGATGACTGCCGTAACCCAACGTTATAAATTGGTTGTTTCAGACAAAGACAAACCTTGGCTGATAGATTTAGAAAAAAATCCAAATGAAAACATCAATTTCTATACGGATCCTGCATACAAAAAAACGGCTGAGAAATTGCAAACAGAATTGTTGAAACAAGCCAAGCAATACAATGACCCTGCATTTTCTATTCACAAAAAGAATTTTATTCTTCAATAA